Genomic DNA from Bosea sp. (in: a-proteobacteria):
AGCGCGAAGGCATCGAGCAGGATGGACTTGCCGGCGCCGGTTTCCCCCGTGAGCACGCTCAAGCCGCCAGAGAAGCTCAGCTCCAGACGATCGATGAGGACGATGTCGCGAATGAGAAGCCGGGCGAGCATGGCTCGCTCAGGGATTGAGCCCGACCGTGCGCGCCACGCCGCGGAATGCGCGGCTGATCCACGAGCTCTGCTGTTCGCGCGGCTCGAGCCCGCCCGACTGTAGCAGCGTATAGGCGTCGCGATACCAGGGGCTGTCCGGGAAGTTGTGGCCGAGCACGGCCGCAGCCGTCTGCGCCTCGTTTGTCACGCCGAGCGCGAGATAGGCCTCGGTGAGGCGCATCAACGCCTCCTCGACATGACGCGTGGTCTGATACTTCGACACGACATCGCGGAAGCGGTTGATCGCGGCAGGGAAATTCCGCTGCTTGAGATAGTAGCGGCCAACATTCATTTCCTTGCCCGCCAGCTGATCGCGCGCGAACAGGATCTTCTCGCGCGCGTCCACGACGTATTCGGAGCGCGGATAGCGGTCGATCAGCTCCTGCAGCGAGACCAGAGCGCGCTCGGTGCGCTCCTGGTCGCGGCCGACATCCGGGATCTGTTCGAAATTCGACATGGCCAGGATGTACTGCGCGTAGGCGGCATCCTTGTCGCTGGGATGCAGTTGCAGGAAGCGTCGCGAGGCATTGATGGCCTCGTCATAGCGCTTGCCCTCATAATGCGCATAGGCAGTCATCAGGAGCCCGCGACGCGCTTGCGGCGAGAAGGCCGCCTGACGGTCGATCGAGCTGAACACCTTGGCAGCGCCTTCCGAGTCGCCCGATTCCAGCCGGGCGAGGCCCTGATTGTAGAGCGTTTCGGGAGCGACATCGGGCAGCACTTCCTGCTTGTAGCGCGCCGTGCTGTCGAACGGATTGAGCGACGCCACCGTATCGCAGCCGCCCAGACCAAGCGCGACACCCAACACCAGCAGTTGCGCGATTCTCACGTGAGCCATTCCGGTTCGCCTCGATCGGCGGCACGCGCCGCCCCATCCATGATGCGCAGCATGTAACCCATGCAAGGCGCTTTAGCCAAGTCTCAATCCGAGTTCCAACCAGCGTCTCGATCCGGTGCGCCGCGGCGGCCGCCTCAGGCGAACGCGGCTGGACTGGCCGCCTGCCGCCCTCCGCGCACCCGCTTTGAGCCGCGCTGTGGCCAAATCATGACATCCGGCAGGCTCGTCGCCAGGGGCGTGCAGCCAGACAACAATGGAGATCACAGCGAATGCGAGGAACCCGCATAGCCCGTTTCTGGAAACAGCCGGAAAACGCGGTCCTTCCGGCCTCAGCTCAGGGACGGCGCGTAGGCCGCGGCCGCCATCTGCACGCGGCGCGAGGCGACATGATCCTTGCCCTCGACGATCGCGAAATTGGCCGGATCGGAGAACAGCTCGCGCAGCACCGCGATGTTCAGGCGATGGCCGCCGCAATGCGAG
This window encodes:
- a CDS encoding outer membrane protein assembly factor BamD yields the protein MAHVRIAQLLVLGVALGLGGCDTVASLNPFDSTARYKQEVLPDVAPETLYNQGLARLESGDSEGAAKVFSSIDRQAAFSPQARRGLLMTAYAHYEGKRYDEAINASRRFLQLHPSDKDAAYAQYILAMSNFEQIPDVGRDQERTERALVSLQELIDRYPRSEYVVDAREKILFARDQLAGKEMNVGRYYLKQRNFPAAINRFRDVVSKYQTTRHVEEALMRLTEAYLALGVTNEAQTAAAVLGHNFPDSPWYRDAYTLLQSGGLEPREQQSSWISRAFRGVARTVGLNP